GCATTACCACACAGGTTGATTTCAAAGCCGGATACAAGATTATGTCTAACTCAAACCTGAACTTCTTACGTGAAGGTTTGTCAAAACCATCTCTTGTTGGTCGTGAAGGCGGTGTTGTTTTTGATGGTGTAAATGCAGACGGCACGCCTAATACTACGAAAGTTGAAGCAGAACAATTCTACACGGCTTACCGCAGTACCAACATTGCAACGCCTTTCATGTACAACGGAAGTTTTGTTAGATGGAGAACGCTTTCAATCGGGTACGATCTTTCCCGTTATGTCAACAAATCGTTCATCAAAGGCCTGAGCATTTCGGCCATGGTAAACAACGTCTGGATGATCAAGAAATATATTGACAACCTTGATCCTGAGGCTCAGGTTTCTTCATCAGATAATCTTCAGGGAATTGAAACCCACACGCTTCCAACAACAAGAAGCTACGGATTGAACCTGAACATCAAGCTATAACTTTTATAAAAGACCGACATGAAAAAAATCCATATATACCTTACAGTGGTGAGCTTGTTGTTTGGTGCCAGCGCATGCGACAGCGGCTTTGAAGATGTAAATAAAAATCCGGTACTGGCCACAACGACCGATCCGGCATATCTTTTCTCCAACGCCCAGTTTAGTTCTGCTGTCCCAACTTTTAACTATCAGAGCGAAATTGTCCAGCAGATTAATACGCCGTATACTGGTGTATTGGAGGGCGGAAATCATAACATCGTTTATGATCCGAATACAAACGCCCTTTTCAATTCCATGTACATCGGAACAAATACGGGAAGCGGACCGGTGAATTTGCTGAAAACGATTATGACACTGACGCAGGATAATCCACTGAGAGCCAACATTTATCAAATGGCAAGAATTTGGAAAGCGTATGTGTTCATGGTTTTGGTGGATACCTATGGCGATGTTCCCTATTTCGATTCTGCAAAAGGTTATACTGATGGAATCAACCTTCCAAAATACGATGATCAGAAATTGATCTATGACGATATTTTGAAGGAACTGGATGAAGCGACCAAAGCGCTTGACGCTACGAAAAGTATCGAAACCGGCGATTTGTTTTACAAAGGAAATATTGCGCAATGGAAAAAACTTGGTAATTCACTCTTGCTTCGTGCTGCCATGCGTCTGATTAAAGTAGATGAAGCCAAAGCAAAATCCTATATCACAAAAGCGGTTGATCCTGCCAATGGTGGTGTGATGGCTGCTAACACGGATAATGCTTACATCGCTTTCAATACTACTTTTAATAATCCGAATGCCAACTTTTTCCAGGGAACGGAAAGAGCCAACGTTTATCTTGGAAAACCGTTTATTGATTATTTGAAAACAACTTCCGATCCCCGCATCAGAGTTATTTCGGTAAAATATGCCGTTCCTGCCAACCCTTTGGCAACTGCCGGAGCGGAAAATACAGAACCAGCAGATCAGAACGGAATGCCTTATGGTTATAATGAATCA
The nucleotide sequence above comes from Dyadobacter subterraneus. Encoded proteins:
- a CDS encoding SusD/RagB family nutrient-binding outer membrane lipoprotein; protein product: MKKIHIYLTVVSLLFGASACDSGFEDVNKNPVLATTTDPAYLFSNAQFSSAVPTFNYQSEIVQQINTPYTGVLEGGNHNIVYDPNTNALFNSMYIGTNTGSGPVNLLKTIMTLTQDNPLRANIYQMARIWKAYVFMVLVDTYGDVPYFDSAKGYTDGINLPKYDDQKLIYDDILKELDEATKALDATKSIETGDLFYKGNIAQWKKLGNSLLLRAAMRLIKVDEAKAKSYITKAVDPANGGVMAANTDNAYIAFNTTFNNPNANFFQGTERANVYLGKPFIDYLKTTSDPRIRVISVKYAVPANPLATAGAENTEPADQNGMPYGYNESTIATAPGFPGKTGSAFNYSQINRRTLGKIDAPEFFITYSQTQLLLAEAASRGYISGDAKTYYEAGVKAHMNQMAQFDVSAAIPAASQDAYLVANPYNAADALNQINTQYWVSSFLNGSEAWANFRRSGFPALTKNPYPGADPSVKDFIRRLVYPVREKSVNTVNYNEAIARQGADELGTHVFWDK